In the Pseudanabaena sp. PCC 7367 genome, one interval contains:
- a CDS encoding AAA family ATPase yields MIEIPGYADLTQIGESAEAIVFRAKRISDRQAVIIKLLRYDRPGTAELARYQQEYDLICYLNRQTDTKGIIRAIDLQSYQHSCLLILEDFGGVSLGKLLAEQNRPFTPAEFLPMAIAAADALAQIHAAHVIHKDLNPENILFNLQTGQLKIIDFGISTLLERQSPVIAVPSMLEGTLAYISPEQTGRMNRALDYRTDFYSLGITFYELLTGRLPFLTNPDEAYDDAIELVHAHIAKQPPSLTLTNQQVPPALAAIVMKLIAKMAEDRYQSAYGLKFDLEQCWQQLQQQGMIAELPIASRDFSDRFQIPQKLYGRSQDIATLMAAFERISKGAIEMVLLTGYAGIGKTALVQEIYKPITSKRGYFVAGKFDQLQSNIPYSAIVNAFTNLIRQLLTETEAQLEQWRQRILAALGSNISLISQVIPELELIVGNQPPPPSLDAAEVQNLFNLAFQDLVRVFTCLEQPFAIFLDDLQWADPSSLKLINLMITAPESHSLVLIGAYRDHEVDAAHPLMLCIEEMKQSGATVNQITIAPISLTSISQLIADTLHCPVEQVTELAELVNEKTGGNPFFVNEFLKSLAAEQLIYFDWQELAWRWEIAKIRERNFTDNVVTLMAGKLQKLPLPTQRSLSLAACIGNQFNLATLAIIKQTSCSQARLDLQAAIATNLILPLTQAKLDCDAPDVRVEYKFAHDRIQQAAYGLISDHQCQELHWQIGQILWQENHKTSKDEVKEPASQIFAIVNQLNLGKSSLIAQLNQRANDSQDEQVVSKFGQEDQVNQPEQPYELAEQPFDPPSTGSVAIEQESAPKLRDIANQTPDQQDFSQIKLEFEFDQSPNVSTSTSTSANAQISLIELASLNLKAAQKAQAANAYETALNYLQTAIELLSLLDQHEGKSCWQTNYQLALELYTNGARVAYLNGDFELMQQWIAQVLEHCDQGDQGNQDSDRLLDQVAVYEVLIQAQIAQNQPSQAIRIAIDLLKKLGIKLPTPDRINQTVLGLTFINTELLLLGKKVADLAQLPIMQDPAKLAAIRIMIAMTPAAFFASPPLFFAIMVKMVGLSARYGNAPASAWAYANYGLILCSYRDNIDRGYQFGSLAHGLVNQLKTPELKAKVGVSIASSIRHWHTPLADTLPTLLEAYQSGLETGDLQFAANASMLYCLHGFFSSKPLPELAKDLATYITAINRLNQQMTLNHTRMLQQVVHKLIASYGGCESNVSGQAQQIKEVIDAEINRDAPIDDSQTNQGNTTKTAQTSAELDSKNQLGQSSAANNFHSSTSLDGQYFNEATCLADAAKYGDRLSCYWFYLFKLMLCYWFEETEAALDHAKQAQQYLAARASTSVPSLYFYVSLTYLAAYSNTSAKQQKQLLKQVNRHQKRMQRWAKYAPMNYLHKYYLITAEKQRVLDRCGHALEFYDLAINAALEHGYTNEAALAYELAAKCYAQQGKKLNAQAYMQEAHYLYNRWGAIAKAEFLVATYPELLCSRLALSNPQTSTLSKRSTLSSLSSLNSLNRGSNRVTSSTTGGIDPASLDLASVMKASQAISGEILLDRLLAKLMQIMLENAGAQLGYLLLETKGKLYIEAAGQINRDRVAVLQSLTLDCQEASELVARGIINYVARTGETVVLSDAAKSGRFTKDPYVVKNQPKSVLCSPLTNQGKLSGILYLENNLTTHAFTQESLDLLDLLSGQAAIAIENARFYNSMAELNKAYERFVPGQFLRFLNKDSIVEVQLGDQVQKEMSVLFADIRNFTSLSETMTPEENFHFINSFFGRMEPAIAQENGFIDKYIGDAIMALFGGETSDEISDTNSNLAKNIYASTSSQLEPLDQLNQQTDGAAIALEPDQESTTHTNSADDAVRAGIAMLQALIGYNQTRAQKNKPPIAIGIGINTGLLMLGTVGGKERMDSTVISDAVNLASRIEGKTKEYVVSLLISEDTYQQLEDPSRYSIRMIDRVRVRGKNRPVALYEVFETDPPMAKASKLATAAMLAEALTLYEEAKISAALALFQTCAEMNPSDRVAQIQVTRCKQKLKQQQMGGSALEMWIEDMTELAQLHNDF; encoded by the coding sequence ATGATTGAAATTCCTGGTTATGCAGACCTAACTCAAATTGGTGAAAGCGCTGAAGCGATCGTCTTTAGGGCTAAACGGATCAGCGATCGCCAGGCGGTGATTATTAAGCTGTTGCGCTACGATCGCCCTGGCACTGCGGAGCTAGCCCGATATCAACAGGAATATGATCTAATTTGCTACCTCAATCGCCAAACCGATACAAAGGGGATTATTCGCGCGATCGATCTTCAGTCCTATCAGCATAGCTGCCTCTTAATTCTGGAGGATTTTGGTGGTGTCTCTTTGGGCAAATTACTGGCTGAGCAAAATCGTCCCTTTACCCCAGCCGAGTTCTTGCCAATGGCGATCGCTGCGGCCGATGCCCTGGCTCAAATACATGCTGCCCATGTGATTCACAAGGATCTGAATCCAGAAAATATTTTATTTAATCTGCAAACGGGTCAATTAAAAATCATTGACTTTGGCATTTCCACCCTGCTAGAGCGTCAGAGCCCCGTGATCGCTGTGCCCAGTATGCTGGAAGGCACATTGGCTTACATCTCGCCAGAACAAACAGGGCGGATGAATCGAGCCCTGGACTATCGCACTGATTTTTACTCCCTCGGCATTACTTTCTATGAACTCCTAACCGGGCGACTGCCATTTTTAACTAATCCCGATGAAGCCTATGACGATGCGATCGAATTGGTTCATGCCCATATTGCCAAACAACCGCCATCACTTACTTTAACTAATCAACAAGTTCCGCCTGCCTTGGCCGCGATCGTGATGAAGCTGATCGCTAAAATGGCCGAAGATCGCTATCAGAGTGCCTATGGGCTCAAGTTTGATCTAGAACAATGCTGGCAGCAACTCCAGCAACAGGGCATGATTGCCGAGCTGCCGATCGCTAGCCGTGATTTCAGCGATCGGTTTCAAATCCCCCAGAAGCTCTATGGCCGTAGCCAGGACATTGCTACCCTGATGGCGGCGTTTGAGCGGATCAGCAAGGGGGCGATCGAAATGGTGTTGCTCACTGGCTATGCCGGCATTGGTAAAACTGCCCTGGTACAGGAAATCTATAAGCCAATCACCAGCAAGCGCGGCTACTTTGTCGCTGGCAAATTTGACCAATTACAGAGCAATATCCCCTATTCAGCGATCGTCAATGCCTTTACTAATTTAATTCGGCAATTGTTGACCGAAACAGAAGCCCAACTAGAGCAATGGCGACAGCGGATTCTAGCGGCATTGGGGAGTAATATCAGCCTGATTAGCCAGGTAATTCCAGAACTAGAATTGATTGTGGGCAATCAGCCGCCGCCACCATCGCTTGATGCGGCAGAAGTACAGAACCTGTTTAATCTGGCATTTCAGGATCTAGTAAGAGTATTCACTTGTCTAGAGCAGCCCTTTGCAATCTTTTTAGATGATTTACAATGGGCCGATCCCAGCTCGCTGAAGCTGATCAATCTCATGATTACTGCGCCAGAAAGCCATTCTCTGGTGCTGATTGGGGCATACCGCGATCATGAAGTAGATGCGGCTCATCCGCTGATGCTATGCATTGAGGAAATGAAACAGAGTGGCGCTACGGTCAATCAAATTACGATCGCCCCCATTAGCCTCACCAGCATCAGTCAATTGATCGCCGATACCTTGCATTGCCCAGTTGAGCAAGTAACGGAACTAGCCGAACTGGTAAATGAAAAAACCGGTGGTAATCCTTTCTTTGTAAATGAGTTTTTAAAGTCCCTGGCCGCCGAACAGCTTATTTACTTCGATTGGCAGGAGCTTGCCTGGCGCTGGGAGATCGCCAAAATAAGAGAGCGCAACTTTACCGACAATGTGGTAACGCTGATGGCAGGTAAATTGCAAAAACTGCCTCTGCCCACCCAACGATCGCTCAGTCTGGCCGCTTGTATTGGCAATCAGTTTAATTTAGCCACTCTGGCAATTATTAAACAAACCAGTTGTAGTCAAGCTCGGCTGGATTTACAGGCAGCGATCGCCACTAATTTAATCTTGCCGCTAACCCAGGCTAAGTTAGATTGCGACGCTCCCGATGTGAGGGTTGAATATAAATTTGCCCACGATCGGATTCAACAGGCCGCCTATGGGTTGATCAGCGATCACCAGTGCCAGGAATTGCATTGGCAGATTGGCCAAATCCTCTGGCAGGAAAATCATAAAACTAGCAAGGATGAAGTAAAGGAGCCTGCTAGTCAGATTTTTGCGATCGTCAATCAACTCAATCTGGGTAAATCTAGCTTGATTGCTCAGCTTAATCAACGCGCTAATGACAGCCAAGATGAGCAAGTGGTAAGTAAATTTGGCCAGGAAGATCAAGTTAATCAGCCTGAACAGCCTTATGAATTGGCAGAGCAACCTTTTGATCCTCCGTCAACGGGATCGGTAGCGATCGAACAAGAAAGCGCCCCAAAATTGAGAGATATAGCTAATCAAACTCCTGATCAACAAGACTTTAGCCAGATTAAACTTGAATTTGAATTTGATCAGTCCCCAAATGTATCTACATCTACATCTACATCTGCCAATGCCCAAATTAGCTTGATTGAGTTAGCTAGTTTGAACCTGAAGGCGGCTCAAAAAGCCCAGGCTGCCAATGCCTATGAAACCGCGCTCAATTATTTACAAACTGCGATCGAGCTATTGTCCTTATTAGATCAGCACGAGGGCAAATCCTGCTGGCAAACTAACTATCAACTCGCCCTAGAACTGTATACCAACGGCGCTAGGGTTGCCTATTTGAATGGTGACTTTGAGTTGATGCAACAGTGGATCGCACAGGTTTTAGAACATTGCGATCAAGGCGATCAAGGCAATCAAGATAGCGATCGCCTGCTCGATCAAGTGGCTGTTTATGAAGTTTTGATTCAAGCTCAAATTGCCCAAAACCAACCCAGCCAGGCAATTAGGATTGCGATCGACCTGCTCAAAAAATTGGGCATCAAACTACCCACCCCCGATCGGATCAACCAGACGGTGCTGGGGCTGACTTTTATTAACACCGAATTATTATTGCTGGGCAAAAAGGTAGCGGATCTAGCCCAACTGCCAATCATGCAAGATCCAGCCAAATTAGCAGCGATACGAATTATGATCGCCATGACTCCGGCAGCTTTCTTCGCTTCCCCACCGTTGTTTTTTGCGATTATGGTGAAAATGGTGGGTCTGTCGGCCAGATATGGCAACGCACCTGCCTCGGCCTGGGCCTATGCTAACTATGGTTTGATTTTGTGCAGCTACCGTGACAACATCGATCGCGGCTATCAATTTGGTTCCCTGGCGCATGGGTTGGTGAACCAGCTCAAGACACCGGAACTAAAAGCAAAGGTGGGCGTATCGATCGCTAGCAGTATCCGCCACTGGCATACGCCCCTAGCTGACACCCTGCCGACGCTGCTGGAAGCCTATCAAAGTGGTTTAGAAACAGGCGATCTACAATTTGCCGCCAATGCCTCGATGCTCTATTGTCTGCATGGCTTTTTTAGCAGCAAGCCGCTACCAGAACTAGCCAAGGATTTAGCGACTTACATCACCGCGATCAACCGCCTCAATCAGCAAATGACGCTCAACCACACCAGAATGCTGCAGCAGGTGGTGCACAAGTTGATCGCTAGCTATGGTGGTTGTGAATCCAATGTTTCTGGCCAAGCTCAACAGATTAAAGAAGTAATTGATGCAGAAATTAATAGAGATGCTCCGATCGATGATAGTCAAACTAATCAAGGCAACACAACTAAAACGGCGCAAACTAGTGCTGAGTTAGATTCTAAGAATCAATTAGGTCAATCCTCCGCTGCTAATAATTTCCACTCCTCGACCAGTCTTGATGGCCAGTATTTTAATGAAGCCACCTGCCTGGCGGATGCAGCAAAGTATGGCGATCGCCTCTCTTGCTATTGGTTTTATTTATTCAAACTGATGCTGTGCTATTGGTTTGAAGAGACAGAAGCCGCCCTAGACCATGCTAAACAAGCTCAGCAATACCTCGCCGCCAGAGCCAGCACCAGTGTACCCAGCCTGTATTTTTATGTGTCGCTAACCTATTTAGCTGCCTATTCCAACACTTCAGCCAAGCAGCAAAAACAACTGCTGAAGCAGGTCAATCGCCATCAAAAACGGATGCAGCGGTGGGCGAAATATGCGCCAATGAATTATTTGCATAAATACTACCTGATTACGGCGGAAAAACAACGGGTGCTCGATCGCTGTGGACATGCCCTGGAATTCTATGACCTGGCGATTAATGCTGCCCTGGAACATGGCTATACCAATGAAGCAGCATTAGCCTATGAATTGGCGGCCAAATGTTATGCGCAACAGGGTAAAAAGCTTAATGCCCAGGCCTATATGCAGGAAGCCCACTACCTCTATAATCGCTGGGGTGCGATCGCTAAGGCCGAGTTTTTAGTTGCCACTTATCCAGAATTGTTGTGCAGTAGATTGGCGCTCTCCAACCCACAAACCAGCACATTGAGCAAACGTAGTACGCTGAGTAGCTTGAGTAGTCTGAACAGTCTCAATCGAGGCAGCAATCGCGTCACTTCTAGCACTACTGGGGGCATCGATCCGGCCAGCTTAGACCTAGCCTCAGTAATGAAAGCTTCTCAGGCGATCTCCGGTGAGATTTTACTCGATCGGCTTTTGGCGAAGCTGATGCAGATCATGCTCGAAAATGCTGGAGCCCAGCTTGGTTATTTGCTCCTGGAAACCAAGGGTAAACTATATATAGAAGCGGCTGGTCAAATTAACCGCGATCGCGTGGCAGTGCTGCAATCACTCACCCTCGATTGCCAGGAAGCCAGTGAACTGGTGGCCAGGGGCATAATTAACTATGTGGCTCGGACTGGAGAAACCGTGGTTTTAAGTGATGCTGCCAAATCTGGTCGGTTTACCAAAGACCCATATGTGGTCAAAAATCAACCCAAGTCGGTGCTGTGTAGCCCACTGACCAATCAGGGGAAACTGAGTGGGATTTTATATCTAGAGAATAATCTAACTACCCATGCGTTTACCCAAGAGAGCTTAGATCTATTAGATTTGCTGTCGGGGCAGGCAGCGATCGCCATTGAGAATGCCCGTTTTTATAACAGCATGGCGGAATTAAACAAAGCCTATGAACGTTTTGTGCCGGGACAATTCCTACGTTTTTTAAACAAAGACAGTATTGTCGAAGTGCAATTGGGGGATCAAGTGCAAAAGGAAATGTCGGTTTTATTTGCGGATATCCGTAATTTTACAAGTCTTTCGGAAACCATGACCCCGGAAGAGAATTTCCATTTTATTAATAGTTTCTTTGGCCGGATGGAGCCAGCGATCGCCCAGGAGAATGGCTTTATTGATAAGTACATTGGCGATGCCATTATGGCTCTGTTTGGCGGTGAGACCAGCGATGAGATCAGCGATACTAACAGCAATTTAGCTAAAAATATCTATGCATCAACATCCAGTCAGTTAGAACCGTTAGATCAGTTAAACCAGCAAACCGATGGAGCCGCGATCGCCCTAGAGCCTGATCAGGAATCTACTACCCACACTAACAGTGCCGATGATGCAGTCAGGGCTGGGATCGCCATGCTCCAGGCACTCATCGGCTATAACCAGACCAGAGCCCAAAAGAACAAACCACCGATTGCGATCGGCATTGGCATCAACACTGGCTTGCTGATGCTGGGCACTGTCGGTGGTAAAGAACGCATGGACAGCACTGTGATTAGTGATGCGGTGAATTTGGCTTCTCGAATTGAGGGCAAAACCAAGGAATATGTAGTGTCATTGCTGATTAGTGAAGATACCTATCAGCAATTAGAAGATCCAAGTCGCTACTCAATCAGAATGATCGATCGGGTCAGGGTACGCGGCAAAAACAGGCCAGTAGCGCTTTATGAAGTATTTGAAACCGATCCACCTATGGCTAAGGCCAGTAAATTAGCCACTGCGGCAATGTTGGCGGAAGCGCTAACCCTCTATGAAGAAGCTAAAATCAGTGCGGCTCTGGCTTTATTTCAAACCTGTGCAGAGATGAACCCCAGCGATCGGGTGGCGCAAATCCAAGTTACCCGCTGTAAGCAAAAGCTAAAACAACAGCAAATGGGTGGCAGTGCCTTGGAAATGTGGATCGAGGATATGACGGAGCTTGCTCAACTTCACAATGACTTTTAG
- a CDS encoding PAS domain S-box protein: MPINSPGKLFDRISGRISLQTIIISAFVLQVLIAVGAVGILSFRSGRQTVETLTGKLINKLGDRIEAHVQDYLEDPRLIQTTVWAAIESGEIDPNDLAQMQCYFLAQVRKSERFNHIAYSSSTGETIAIERKDGEFEVKVKDKNTGIYRHTYAINTQCQRGGLEAREIYDPRDRPWYKTAISQGRYAWSRPYSSESSAAVEVTAVTPIYDANQNLLGVLSIELNLNQLSQFLAELDISKSGQAYIIERSGRLIASSAPDTPIMQNSMRLRAIESENSLIQLSAEGLANEFTDLEQIVQESKLEITEEGRDIFVQVSPIGDSSDVDWLVVVAVPKADFMQEVKDGSLQTLLLCIVALLVATELGIVMARWIVKPIKDLNIAAKQLTTQDFSQKVVVDVASDRTDEVGQLAQAFNHMAAQLSQSFINLESLNQALKQNENQLTQFLEAVPVGIAVRDHEGRLVFFNQAAKNLYGLEQVPQNTTNRLAKDFQVYIADTDQLYPEAQIPIVRALSGDTVKADDMDLRKANRRIRLETIAAPIYDQSGQLVYAIAAFQDITERKEAEKLLAKYNRTLEEQVEERTASLMAAEAELRGLFEAMTELIFLFDRNGKHLKVISKNPNLMNNRTENRINKTLHQVFKSEQADFFLGYIQVALAQKATLQVEYMLEIDGKETWSAANITPVAEDRVLWVARDITDRKQAEAALQQAEAKYRSIFENSVEGIYQSTPSGKYVSANPALARIYGFDSVKQLIANQRNIATQLYVDPQRRAQFVAAMATDGKVTNFESQVYRADGQIIWVSENARVVCDATGQILYYEGTLADITDRKQTEAALRQSEATQRALLGAIPDLLIRMRRDGTVLDVMTGGNNLSFTPQALDRHLTVHDNLPPAKAAERLTYANRALQTDQLQVYEYELNINGELRDEEARIIACGVDEVLVIVRDVTQRKLAEKNMALSIARESLLSQISRCFIDRPLDVALDFTLDTIGKFTNSDRAYVINYLADSFLLGNAHEWCADGIEPLLAHWQQIELADFYTSIERFIDCDQGGNCNAEQLELGEVDITDLPLENMPIVHQDKVLGFVGLVRWRSQAEWNPEDISLLTRIADIIAISQVRHQTELALKQAKESADAANIAKSKFLANMSHELRTPLNAILGLTQLMSDEPMLGKEQKENLSIINNSGEHLLSLINDVLEMSKIESGKAILNQSKFNLHNLLNNLISMLQWRAREKQLQLEFVCAENVPKYIEADPVKLRQVLINLTGNAIKFTQAGKVILSVWVEPEPPTEIIPTDNEPNISVDPQEAANRSNNQLDNQLDLWFKVIDTGVGIAPEDLKEVFNPFIQSESGLRSTEGTGLGLSISREFVRLMGGDITVTSTLDQGTTFSFNVQALELPDLDTIALNKGLADLHDRQANLNNQSALAHPDLLPDNPSDRPNQTGQAGQAQGNGIASADVRILLVEDNLVNQKVAVRMLQKIGYSADIANNGLEAIAALRQKDYDLVLMDVQMPEMDGIEATIAILQEWPEDQQPIIIAMTANAMSQDRDRCLASGMSDHIAKPIKLARLQSTLMTWVNQIDRTNRPNRPNRQEL, translated from the coding sequence ATGCCGATTAACTCGCCAGGGAAATTATTTGACAGAATCTCAGGACGGATTTCCCTTCAAACCATCATTATTTCTGCCTTTGTGCTGCAAGTGCTAATTGCTGTCGGCGCAGTTGGCATCTTGTCTTTTCGCAGTGGCCGCCAGACGGTTGAGACTCTCACGGGTAAATTAATTAACAAATTGGGCGATCGGATCGAGGCTCACGTGCAGGATTATCTAGAAGACCCGCGCTTGATCCAAACAACCGTATGGGCAGCGATCGAAAGCGGTGAAATTGATCCTAATGATTTGGCACAAATGCAATGTTACTTTCTCGCTCAGGTGCGCAAATCTGAGAGATTTAATCACATTGCTTATTCCAGCAGCACGGGCGAGACGATCGCAATTGAACGTAAAGATGGCGAGTTTGAAGTTAAGGTCAAAGATAAAAATACCGGCATTTATCGCCATACCTATGCGATTAATACTCAATGCCAACGCGGTGGATTAGAAGCAAGAGAAATTTATGACCCACGCGATCGCCCCTGGTACAAAACGGCCATCAGCCAAGGTCGCTATGCCTGGAGTCGTCCCTATTCTTCTGAATCATCGGCTGCGGTTGAAGTTACCGCCGTTACCCCCATCTATGATGCGAATCAAAATTTACTCGGAGTGCTAAGCATTGAGCTGAACCTGAATCAATTGAGTCAGTTTTTAGCAGAATTAGACATAAGTAAATCCGGCCAGGCATACATAATTGAGCGATCGGGCAGACTGATTGCCAGTTCGGCTCCAGATACACCAATTATGCAGAACTCGATGCGCTTGCGGGCGATCGAAAGTGAAAACTCACTGATCCAGCTCAGCGCCGAAGGTTTGGCTAATGAATTTACAGACTTGGAGCAGATTGTCCAGGAAAGCAAACTGGAAATTACAGAAGAAGGTAGAGATATATTTGTGCAGGTTTCGCCGATCGGCGATAGCAGTGATGTAGATTGGCTGGTGGTGGTGGCAGTGCCCAAGGCCGACTTCATGCAGGAAGTAAAGGATGGCTCCCTGCAAACATTGCTTTTATGCATAGTGGCTTTATTGGTTGCTACTGAGCTTGGCATTGTGATGGCCAGATGGATCGTTAAGCCAATTAAAGATTTAAATATTGCCGCAAAACAGCTCACCACCCAGGATTTCAGCCAGAAAGTAGTTGTAGATGTGGCTAGCGATCGCACTGACGAAGTAGGGCAACTAGCTCAGGCTTTTAATCACATGGCCGCCCAATTATCACAGTCTTTTATTAACCTAGAATCACTCAACCAGGCGCTCAAACAAAACGAGAATCAGCTCACTCAGTTTCTTGAAGCAGTGCCGGTGGGGATCGCGGTGCGTGACCATGAGGGCAGATTAGTGTTTTTTAACCAGGCGGCTAAGAACCTCTATGGCTTAGAGCAAGTACCTCAAAATACTACTAACCGCTTGGCCAAGGACTTTCAGGTTTATATTGCCGACACAGACCAGCTTTATCCCGAAGCCCAAATCCCCATTGTGCGAGCTTTAAGCGGGGATACGGTCAAAGCCGATGATATGGATTTGCGCAAAGCCAATCGCCGCATTCGCCTAGAGACAATTGCTGCGCCAATTTATGACCAATCTGGGCAACTGGTCTATGCGATCGCCGCATTCCAAGATATTACCGAGCGCAAGGAAGCCGAAAAACTGCTGGCTAAATATAATCGCACCCTAGAGGAACAGGTCGAAGAACGCACCGCCTCACTGATGGCAGCAGAAGCGGAGCTACGCGGTTTGTTTGAAGCGATGACCGAGCTAATTTTCCTGTTCGATCGTAACGGCAAGCATCTCAAGGTAATCTCCAAAAATCCCAACCTGATGAACAATCGGACAGAAAACCGAATTAATAAAACCTTGCATCAGGTATTCAAATCCGAGCAAGCTGACTTCTTCCTTGGCTATATTCAAGTTGCCCTGGCGCAAAAAGCTACGCTCCAGGTTGAATATATGCTAGAAATTGATGGTAAAGAAACCTGGTCGGCTGCCAACATTACCCCTGTCGCAGAAGATCGGGTATTGTGGGTGGCTCGTGATATTACCGATCGCAAACAGGCAGAAGCAGCCCTACAGCAAGCCGAAGCTAAATATCGCAGTATCTTTGAGAACTCAGTGGAGGGGATCTACCAATCCACCCCATCCGGCAAATATGTCAGCGCTAATCCTGCTCTGGCTCGGATCTATGGCTTTGACAGCGTCAAGCAACTCATCGCCAATCAAAGAAATATTGCCACCCAGCTTTATGTCGATCCCCAACGCCGAGCGCAGTTTGTAGCGGCAATGGCAACCGATGGCAAGGTAACTAATTTTGAATCCCAGGTCTATCGAGCCGATGGCCAAATAATCTGGGTCTCTGAAAATGCACGGGTGGTCTGTGACGCAACAGGCCAAATTCTTTACTATGAAGGTACCCTGGCTGATATTACCGATCGCAAACAAACTGAAGCAGCCCTGCGCCAGAGCGAAGCCACCCAGAGAGCGCTCTTAGGTGCGATCCCTGATTTACTAATTCGGATGCGGCGTGACGGCACAGTCCTGGATGTGATGACGGGCGGTAACAATCTGTCATTTACCCCCCAAGCCCTCGATCGCCACCTTACCGTTCACGACAATCTACCGCCAGCCAAAGCAGCAGAGCGGCTTACCTACGCCAATCGTGCCCTGCAAACCGATCAACTACAAGTGTATGAATATGAATTAAATATTAATGGCGAATTGCGCGATGAAGAAGCAAGGATTATTGCCTGTGGCGTGGACGAAGTATTGGTGATCGTGCGCGATGTTACCCAGCGCAAACTGGCAGAGAAAAATATGGCCTTGAGCATTGCCAGAGAGAGCTTGCTGAGCCAGATATCTAGATGCTTTATCGATCGCCCCCTGGATGTGGCGCTGGACTTTACTCTAGATACAATTGGTAAATTCACCAATAGCGATCGTGCCTATGTGATTAATTACCTGGCAGATTCTTTCCTGCTTGGCAATGCCCATGAATGGTGCGCGGATGGCATTGAACCGTTACTTGCCCATTGGCAGCAAATTGAATTAGCTGATTTTTATACCTCCATTGAACGCTTTATTGACTGCGATCAAGGTGGTAATTGTAATGCTGAGCAACTAGAACTTGGTGAAGTGGATATCACCGATTTACCGCTAGAAAATATGCCGATCGTCCATCAAGATAAGGTACTTGGCTTTGTGGGGTTAGTAAGATGGCGATCGCAGGCTGAGTGGAATCCCGAAGATATTAGCCTACTGACCCGGATCGCCGATATTATTGCCATCTCCCAGGTCAGACACCAAACAGAACTAGCCCTCAAACAAGCAAAAGAATCCGCCGATGCCGCCAATATTGCCAAGAGCAAATTCCTGGCGAATATGAGCCATGAGCTACGCACGCCGCTGAATGCAATTCTGGGCTTGACCCAATTGATGTCCGATGAGCCAATGCTGGGCAAAGAACAAAAAGAAAACCTCTCGATCATCAATAACAGCGGTGAACATTTGCTATCACTGATTAATGATGTACTGGAGATGTCTAAGATTGAGTCGGGCAAGGCAATTCTAAATCAGTCTAAATTTAATTTACACAATTTACTCAACAATCTAATTAGCATGTTGCAATGGCGTGCCCGCGAGAAGCAATTACAACTAGAGTTTGTCTGTGCCGAAAATGTGCCCAAATATATTGAAGCTGATCCGGTTAAGTTACGACAGGTTTTGATTAATTTAACTGGTAATGCAATTAAATTCACCCAGGCTGGCAAGGTGATTCTATCGGTTTGGGTGGAGCCAGAACCACCAACCGAAATAATACCAACTGATAATGAGCCAAATATTTCAGTTGATCCGCAAGAGGCTGCCAATCGCAGTAATAACCAACTGGATAACCAACTGGATCTGTGGTTCAAGGTGATCGATACTGGGGTCGGTATTGCGCCAGAGGATCTTAAAGAAGTTTTCAATCCTTTTATTCAGTCTGAATCAGGACTGCGATCGACCGAGGGAACTGGCTTAGGTCTGTCGATCAGCCGTGAATTTGTGCGATTGATGGGCGGGGATATTACCGTAACAAGCACCTTAGACCAGGGCACCACCTTTAGTTTTAATGTCCAAGCTTTGGAATTGCCTGATTTAGATACCATTGCTTTGAATAAGGGCTTAGCTGATTTGCACGATCGCCAAGCCAACCTGAATAATCAGTCCGCTCTAGCTCATCCCGATTTGTTGCCAGATAATCCCAGCGATCGCCCCAATCAAACAGGACAAGCAGGTCAAGCTCAAGGTAATGGCATTGCTAGCGCTGATGTGAGAATTTTGCTGGTGGAGGATAACCTGGTCAATCAGAAAGTGGCGGTGCGAATGTTGCAAAAAATTGGTTACAGTGCTGATATTGCCAACAATGGCCTGGAGGCGATCGCAGCACTACGCCAGAAAGACTATGATCTGGTGTTAATGGATGTCCAAATGCCTGAAATGGACGGGATTGAAGCCACCATTGCGATTTTGCAAGAGTGGCCAGAAGACCAGCAACCAATTATTATTGCCATGACTGCCAATGCCATGAGTCAAGATCGTGATCGCTGCTTGGCATCGGGGATGAGCGACCATATTGCCAAACCAATCAAGCTGGCACGTCTGCAATCGACTCTAATGACATGGGTTAACCAAATTGATCGTACCAATCGCCCTAATCGCCCTAATCGCCAAGAATTATAG